A window from Crocosphaera sp. UHCC 0190 encodes these proteins:
- a CDS encoding SMI1/KNR4 family protein, with translation MLSPLIEALERIRYWLEQNLPESAAALEPGLSISEIEALLSAFPFQLPAEIYTLYQWRNGSSSQDYNFFPFHWFLPLDVALSFIEEEKQIQAQLTNHSEASWNDCWFPFSRFQGDYYIIKGSENCQAFSPVYLVFQEDREVDDPWMVYSSLTTMMLSLAEGYETGAYYLDENKIINTDESAIDKIERKYNPEIDNYLDDD, from the coding sequence ATGTTATCTCCTTTAATCGAAGCTCTCGAAAGAATTAGGTATTGGTTAGAACAAAATCTTCCTGAGTCAGCAGCGGCTCTTGAACCTGGCTTAAGTATATCAGAAATTGAAGCATTATTATCCGCTTTTCCCTTTCAGTTACCCGCAGAAATTTACACCCTTTATCAATGGCGTAATGGTAGCAGTAGTCAAGACTATAATTTTTTCCCTTTTCATTGGTTTCTTCCTTTAGATGTAGCTCTTTCTTTTATTGAAGAAGAAAAACAAATTCAGGCGCAATTAACTAACCATTCTGAGGCTTCTTGGAATGATTGTTGGTTTCCTTTTTCAAGGTTTCAAGGTGATTATTATATTATCAAAGGTTCTGAAAATTGCCAGGCTTTTTCTCCTGTTTATCTCGTCTTTCAAGAAGATAGAGAGGTAGATGATCCTTGGATGGTTTATAGTAGTTTAACCACTATGATGTTATCTTTGGCAGAAGGTTATGAAACAGGAGCTTACTATCTTGATGAGAATAAAATTATTAATACGGATGAGTCTGCTATTGATAAAATAGAGCGCAAATATAATCCAGAAATTGATAATTATCTTGATGATGATTAA
- a CDS encoding alpha/beta hydrolase — protein MVERKSLKLGKVELSYLEWSQGQEPLLLLHGLADLGWVWSSLGDYLAPNYHIIAPDLRGHGESSKPETGYKFSDYINDLDALMSYFGWNSATIIAHSWSAKLAAIWATKQPERFKNLILIDPFFIDKMPSMFKVTFPLLYKVLPFLKAMGPFNSYEEAEKLARSLKQYRGWSPLQQQVFQLAIEEKIEGKWGSKFMPQARDEIFEEVMKYSGLTQVIDLPTLLIKPQQGLNRTEWQLKPYKKYLKRLQIVEVPGNHWAFLVEPDAFNKAVEAFLKEQFS, from the coding sequence ATGGTTGAACGCAAAAGTTTGAAGTTAGGAAAGGTTGAATTATCCTATTTAGAATGGTCCCAAGGTCAAGAGCCTTTGTTATTATTACATGGGTTAGCTGATCTGGGATGGGTTTGGTCAAGTTTAGGGGATTATTTAGCCCCAAATTATCATATTATTGCCCCTGATTTGCGGGGGCATGGGGAAAGTAGTAAACCGGAAACAGGTTATAAATTCTCTGATTATATTAATGATTTAGATGCTTTAATGAGTTATTTTGGCTGGAATTCTGCGACAATTATCGCCCATTCTTGGTCAGCAAAATTAGCAGCAATTTGGGCGACTAAACAGCCTGAAAGGTTTAAAAATTTAATTTTAATAGATCCGTTTTTTATTGATAAAATGCCATCAATGTTTAAAGTTACCTTTCCTTTGTTATATAAAGTCTTGCCATTTTTGAAAGCCATGGGGCCATTTAATAGTTATGAAGAAGCTGAAAAATTAGCTCGTAGTTTAAAACAATATCGTGGGTGGAGTCCCTTACAACAGCAAGTTTTTCAGTTAGCAATAGAAGAAAAAATAGAGGGAAAATGGGGTAGTAAATTTATGCCGCAAGCGAGGGATGAAATTTTTGAAGAAGTGATGAAATATTCAGGATTAACTCAAGTAATTGATCTACCTACTTTATTGATTAAACCCCAACAAGGACTGAATAGAACTGAATGGCAACTTAAACCTTATAAAAAGTATTTAAAACGGTTACAAATTGTTGAAGTTCCTGGCAATCATTGGGCGTTTTTAGTCGAACCAGATGCTTTTAATAAAGCGGTTGAAGCCTTTTTAAAAGAGCAATTTAGTTGA
- a CDS encoding inositol monophosphatase family protein — translation MEQFWCEVLSFCQTTTKAIAAPLIEQSGNISPKMKEDGSLVTEGDRWADQAIREAIMAQFPEHGVLTEETTHIFPAQDWCWIVDPIDGTTNFTRGIPIWSISLGLLYRGTPVFGFVYLPQLQQSFYGYWYGETGLTGPTGAYVNGKPIHTSKDTPSKGHLFNLCARSIKILQKPFPCKIRMIGVASYNILLVACGAALGGVEATPKVWDIAAVWVIIQAAGGVLISLKDESIFPLTIGRNYGRYSFPCLVVSQAEFVPLFKPLVECIL, via the coding sequence ATGGAACAATTTTGGTGTGAGGTGTTAAGCTTCTGTCAAACCACTACGAAAGCGATCGCGGCTCCCCTGATTGAGCAGTCTGGGAACATCTCCCCTAAGATGAAAGAGGATGGCTCTTTGGTGACTGAAGGCGATCGCTGGGCCGATCAGGCCATTCGGGAAGCGATCATGGCTCAATTCCCTGAGCATGGGGTTTTAACGGAAGAAACGACCCATATTTTCCCGGCTCAAGATTGGTGTTGGATCGTTGATCCCATTGATGGCACGACCAATTTTACCAGAGGCATTCCCATCTGGTCTATTTCTTTGGGTTTATTGTATCGAGGAACTCCTGTATTTGGGTTTGTTTATCTTCCCCAATTACAACAGTCTTTTTATGGGTATTGGTATGGGGAAACGGGGTTAACGGGGCCGACAGGGGCCTATGTTAATGGCAAACCCATTCACACGAGCAAGGATACACCAAGTAAGGGTCATTTATTTAATCTTTGCGCTCGAAGTATAAAGATCTTACAAAAGCCTTTTCCTTGTAAAATTCGCATGATTGGAGTAGCAAGTTATAACATATTATTGGTGGCTTGTGGGGCAGCATTAGGGGGAGTAGAAGCGACTCCGAAAGTGTGGGATATTGCAGCCGTTTGGGTGATTATTCAAGCTGCTGGCGGCGTTTTGATTTCTTTAAAAGATGAGTCAATTTTTCCCTTGACAATTGGTCGAAATTATGGTAGATATTCTTTTCCTTGTTTGGTGGTGAGTCAAGCTGAATTTGTGCCTTTATTTAAACCTTTGGTAGAGTGTATTTTATAG